Proteins from a genomic interval of Mycobacterium conspicuum:
- a CDS encoding cytochrome P450, with product MSVDDSVDQVSDGDRRKPTYHFDRNAAEYRSQFEQITEEMHAKCPMAWTETYGGHWVAAGSNEVFELARCPAVSNDHDINNERRGYKGISIPTAKRVNVVRGGILEMDEPEHRIYRNVLNPYMSPAAVKRWEPFIDDVTRACLDEKIEGGSIDFVDDLANVVPAVLTLAMLGIPIKKWNLYSEPVHAAVYTPEHSPDIERVTAMHREMGLDMVNNMLEVRENPRPGILNGLLQMRIDGEPAPDLEILGNLGLVIGGGFDTTTALTAHTLEWLSEHPDERERLSQNRDTLLDPATEEFLRYFTPAAGDGRTFSEDVELDGNHFKEGERLWISWAMANRDPALFADPNNVILDRKGNRHFSFGLGLHRCKGSNVARTVFKSMLTAVLDRMPDYHCDPDGAVHYECIGVIQGMRKLPATFTPGPRIGAGLDETLDKLQRICDEQQLALPVTERTEAAVID from the coding sequence TTGAGCGTCGACGACAGCGTTGATCAAGTGAGCGACGGCGACCGCAGGAAGCCCACCTACCACTTCGACCGGAACGCCGCGGAGTACCGGTCGCAGTTCGAGCAGATCACCGAGGAGATGCACGCCAAGTGTCCGATGGCGTGGACGGAGACCTACGGTGGGCACTGGGTCGCGGCCGGCAGCAACGAGGTCTTCGAGCTCGCCCGCTGCCCCGCCGTCTCCAACGACCACGACATCAACAACGAGCGCCGCGGCTACAAGGGCATCTCGATTCCCACCGCGAAGCGCGTCAACGTGGTGCGCGGGGGCATCCTCGAGATGGACGAGCCCGAACACCGCATCTACCGCAACGTGCTCAACCCCTACATGTCGCCCGCGGCGGTCAAGCGCTGGGAGCCGTTCATCGATGACGTGACGCGCGCCTGCCTCGACGAGAAGATCGAAGGCGGGAGCATCGACTTCGTCGACGACCTGGCCAATGTCGTGCCAGCCGTGCTGACGCTGGCGATGCTGGGCATTCCCATCAAGAAGTGGAACCTCTATAGCGAGCCGGTGCACGCGGCGGTCTACACCCCCGAGCACTCGCCGGACATCGAGCGCGTCACCGCGATGCACCGCGAGATGGGGCTGGACATGGTCAACAACATGCTCGAGGTCCGCGAGAATCCGCGTCCCGGCATCCTGAACGGCCTGCTTCAGATGCGCATCGACGGCGAGCCGGCACCGGATCTGGAGATACTGGGCAATCTTGGGTTGGTCATTGGTGGCGGCTTCGACACCACCACGGCGCTGACTGCCCACACACTGGAATGGCTCTCGGAGCACCCCGACGAGCGCGAGCGGCTGTCCCAGAACCGCGACACCCTGCTCGACCCGGCGACCGAAGAGTTTCTGCGGTATTTCACCCCGGCCGCCGGTGATGGCAGGACCTTCTCCGAAGACGTCGAGCTCGACGGCAATCACTTCAAAGAGGGCGAGCGGCTGTGGATCTCCTGGGCCATGGCCAACCGCGACCCGGCGCTGTTTGCCGACCCGAACAACGTCATACTCGACCGTAAAGGCAACCGGCACTTCAGCTTTGGCCTCGGACTGCACCGGTGCAAGGGGTCGAACGTCGCGCGCACCGTGTTCAAGTCCATGCTGACCGCGGTCCTGGACCGGATGCCCGATTACCACTGCGACCCTGACGGCGCCGTCCACTACGAGTGCATCGGCGTCATCCAGGGCATGCGGAAGCTTCCGGCGACCTTCACCCCCGGGCCACGGATCGGCGCGGGACTCGACGAGACGCTGGACAAGTTGCAACGGATCTGCGACGAGCAGCAGCTGGCCCTGCCGGTCACCGAGCGTACGGAAGCCGCGGTCATCGACTAG
- a CDS encoding acyl-CoA dehydrogenase family protein, which translates to MQLTFDPDVEAFRAEFSAFLDENLPPASETLERPRSVSHMPAWARRWQRLLFDNGWLLPSQPPEYGGRNATVLQQFVYLEELSRRRIYHSFNPQGVNIIAASLLSFGSEEQKKRWAVPVLRAEITASLGMSEPSAGSDLASLRTRAVLDGDHFVVNGQKVWTSGAHDADVLLTFVRTDPDAPKHKGISVLLIPTNTPGVVRRPFPSICGADDLDFNEVFFTDVEVPAENLVGELNQGWQVANGSLGHERTMMWLGFADRLENELADFHPRTEVERDQYATTIMDKQALRLLGSVALARAARGEDDVAAISVLKLLGSEAELRGMEQALTSAGSDGLIHPGQTGPYAHMNLDHYFASWFERYARSFSGTIAGGTSEIQRNIIAQRVLGLPRG; encoded by the coding sequence GTGCAGCTGACTTTTGATCCCGACGTCGAGGCGTTCCGGGCGGAGTTTTCGGCGTTCCTCGACGAAAACCTGCCTCCCGCAAGCGAAACCCTGGAGCGGCCCCGCTCGGTCTCGCACATGCCGGCCTGGGCGCGCCGGTGGCAGCGGCTGCTCTTCGACAACGGCTGGCTGCTGCCGAGTCAACCGCCGGAATACGGTGGCCGCAACGCGACCGTCCTGCAGCAGTTCGTCTACCTCGAGGAGCTGTCCCGCCGGCGGATCTACCACAGCTTTAACCCGCAGGGCGTGAATATCATTGCGGCATCGCTGTTGTCGTTCGGCAGCGAGGAGCAGAAGAAGCGCTGGGCCGTGCCGGTCCTGCGGGCCGAGATCACCGCATCGCTGGGGATGAGCGAACCCAGCGCCGGCTCCGACCTGGCGTCGTTGCGCACCCGCGCCGTGCTAGACGGCGATCACTTCGTGGTCAACGGCCAGAAGGTGTGGACCTCGGGAGCCCACGACGCCGACGTCCTGCTGACCTTCGTGCGCACCGATCCCGACGCGCCAAAACACAAGGGCATCAGCGTGTTACTGATCCCGACGAACACCCCGGGAGTCGTGCGCCGCCCGTTCCCGTCCATCTGCGGCGCCGACGACCTGGACTTCAACGAGGTGTTCTTCACCGATGTCGAGGTGCCGGCCGAGAACCTGGTCGGTGAGCTCAACCAGGGCTGGCAGGTGGCCAACGGATCGCTCGGCCACGAACGCACCATGATGTGGCTGGGATTCGCGGATCGACTCGAAAACGAACTCGCCGACTTCCATCCGCGCACCGAGGTCGAGCGCGACCAGTACGCCACCACGATCATGGACAAGCAGGCGCTGCGCCTGCTGGGCTCGGTGGCCCTGGCCCGCGCGGCGCGCGGCGAGGACGACGTGGCCGCGATCTCGGTGCTCAAGCTGCTCGGGTCCGAGGCCGAATTGCGTGGCATGGAACAGGCTTTGACGTCCGCCGGATCCGACGGGCTCATCCACCCCGGCCAGACCGGGCCATATGCGCACATGAACCTGGACCACTACTTCGCCAGCTGGTTCGAGCGCTATGCCCGCAGCTTCTCCGGCACCATCGCCGGCGGAACCTCCGAAATCCAGCGCAACATCATCGCTCAGCGCGTGCTGGGCCTGCCGCGCGGGTAG
- a CDS encoding acyl-CoA dehydrogenase family protein, producing MLLEFDADQRLWQKTARDVVAKECPASLVRSVAEDGTDPGPLWKVYVDLGWTELNDPAGAVELAIVLEELGRATDPTPFLATMSQFAPLAGDRFEPHESGTAVYTGVTAHRDAEGWVLNGTARHVLDGDRADRLAVLTDAGVFIIAADQVSARRSEVFDPVLHVADLSFDAVRVPETTRVIVDRERAHHVALTGMAIHMVGACQRILDLVLEHVKSRQQFGVPIGSFQAVQHKAADMHVAIERARALAYFAALTIAADDPRRRLAAAMAKASAGECQALVFRHGLQLHGAMGFTWENDLQFALKRAKAGELMLGGAAEHRAQIAEEYRAADF from the coding sequence ATGCTGTTGGAGTTCGATGCTGATCAGCGGCTGTGGCAAAAGACCGCACGAGACGTCGTCGCCAAGGAATGTCCGGCCTCGCTGGTGCGCAGCGTGGCCGAGGACGGCACAGATCCCGGCCCGCTTTGGAAGGTCTATGTGGACCTGGGTTGGACCGAGCTGAACGACCCGGCCGGCGCCGTGGAGTTGGCGATCGTGCTCGAAGAACTGGGCCGCGCCACCGACCCCACCCCCTTCCTGGCGACCATGAGCCAGTTCGCGCCCCTAGCCGGGGATCGGTTCGAACCGCACGAATCGGGCACCGCCGTCTACACCGGTGTGACGGCCCACCGCGACGCCGAAGGCTGGGTGCTGAACGGCACCGCGCGACACGTCCTGGACGGCGACCGCGCCGACCGGTTGGCGGTGCTGACCGACGCGGGGGTGTTTATCATCGCGGCCGATCAGGTGTCTGCGCGGCGTTCGGAGGTGTTCGATCCGGTGCTGCACGTCGCCGACCTGTCGTTCGACGCGGTCCGGGTGCCCGAGACCACCCGGGTGATCGTCGACCGCGAGCGGGCCCACCACGTCGCACTGACGGGCATGGCGATCCATATGGTCGGCGCCTGCCAGCGCATCCTCGACCTGGTGCTCGAGCACGTGAAAAGCCGTCAGCAGTTCGGCGTTCCGATTGGTTCCTTCCAGGCGGTGCAGCACAAGGCCGCCGACATGCACGTCGCGATCGAAAGGGCCCGCGCGCTGGCGTATTTCGCCGCGCTGACGATCGCCGCCGACGATCCGCGTCGCCGGCTGGCGGCCGCGATGGCCAAGGCGTCGGCCGGCGAGTGCCAGGCGCTGGTGTTCCGGCACGGCTTACAGCTACACGGAGCGATGGGATTCACGTGGGAGAACGATCTGCAGTTCGCGCTGAAGCGGGCCAAGGCCGGTGAGCTCATGCTCGGCGGCGCCGCCGAGCACCGGGCGCAGATCGCGGAGGAGTACCGTGCAGCTGACTTTTGA
- a CDS encoding nuclear transport factor 2 family protein gives MADAATTLLEIEAIKQLKARYCRFLDTKQWDDWRALFTDDFVSDTSPSGGKLITGADEFVAFVRGTLEKQPTVHQVHAPEITLTSETTATGVWALHDVVRLGPGLNLDGRGHYHETYEKVDGRWLIKTSTLTRLREDIFNPLFSVRISPRLRNIGAAAARRFGA, from the coding sequence ATGGCGGACGCCGCGACGACTTTGTTGGAGATCGAAGCGATCAAGCAGCTCAAGGCGCGATACTGCCGGTTTCTGGACACCAAACAATGGGACGACTGGCGGGCGTTGTTCACCGATGATTTCGTCAGTGACACCTCCCCCTCGGGCGGGAAGCTGATTACCGGCGCCGACGAGTTCGTGGCCTTTGTTCGGGGCACCCTGGAGAAGCAACCGACCGTGCACCAGGTGCACGCCCCCGAGATCACGTTGACGTCGGAGACGACGGCCACCGGGGTGTGGGCGCTCCACGACGTGGTGCGACTGGGGCCCGGCCTCAACCTCGACGGGCGCGGGCACTATCACGAAACATACGAAAAGGTGGACGGCCGGTGGTTGATCAAGACGTCCACGCTGACCCGCCTGCGTGAGGACATTTTCAATCCGCTGTTCTCCGTGCGCATCTCGCCCCGCCTGCGCAACATCGGCGCGGCGGCCGCGCGTAGGTTCGGCGCATGA
- a CDS encoding NAD-dependent epimerase/dehydratase family protein, which yields MSSQIVLATGAFGQVGTRCTEILLGRGRTVIAMDVRSDRSAATAASLAAQSHAGMLIPEYTDLTDADAVAAVVQRHRPQAIVHLAAIVSPPSYRNPRLARRVNVDGTRHLVAAARDLSDPPLFVFASSAAVYGSRNPYRQPERITGDTPVNPIDQYGEDKVMAEAAIAKSGLPYTILRLGGVISPDTQTKVDGDYLLLMRATPTDNRMHSVDARDVALAFANAVDRRDTVNGKVLAIGGNETYVHLMSDIQDDIMAAIGIGRLGPSAGLPGDPDDDRGWAFTGWFDTTESQALLDYQEHDWPDTVAWVAEAMGRQRLLLKTLGPVLRPTMRALLALQRRFERRGRYADPWTLMANKYGPDMFASTS from the coding sequence ATGAGCAGCCAGATCGTCCTCGCCACAGGGGCTTTCGGCCAGGTCGGTACGCGGTGCACCGAGATCCTGCTGGGCCGGGGGCGCACCGTGATCGCGATGGACGTCCGCAGCGACCGTTCGGCGGCGACCGCCGCGAGCTTGGCCGCGCAGTCGCATGCCGGCATGTTGATCCCGGAGTACACCGACCTCACCGACGCCGACGCGGTCGCCGCGGTGGTGCAGCGCCATCGCCCGCAGGCGATCGTGCATCTGGCGGCGATCGTTTCGCCGCCCTCGTATCGCAATCCGCGGCTGGCGCGCAGGGTCAACGTGGACGGCACTCGGCACCTGGTGGCGGCGGCGCGGGACCTGAGCGATCCGCCGCTGTTCGTGTTCGCATCCAGCGCGGCGGTGTACGGGTCGCGCAACCCGTATCGGCAACCCGAACGCATCACCGGCGACACCCCGGTGAACCCGATCGACCAGTACGGCGAGGACAAGGTCATGGCCGAGGCCGCTATCGCCAAAAGTGGCCTGCCATATACGATTTTGCGGCTGGGCGGCGTCATTTCTCCCGACACCCAGACCAAAGTCGACGGCGACTATCTGCTGCTGATGCGCGCCACCCCAACAGACAACCGCATGCACTCCGTCGACGCCCGCGACGTCGCTCTGGCCTTCGCCAACGCCGTGGACCGCCGCGACACGGTGAACGGAAAGGTGCTCGCGATCGGGGGCAACGAAACGTACGTCCACCTCATGAGCGACATCCAGGACGACATCATGGCCGCGATTGGCATCGGTCGGCTCGGGCCGTCGGCCGGCCTGCCGGGCGATCCCGACGACGACCGCGGTTGGGCGTTCACCGGCTGGTTCGATACCACCGAATCCCAAGCGCTGCTTGACTATCAGGAACACGACTGGCCCGACACCGTCGCGTGGGTCGCGGAGGCCATGGGCCGCCAGCGTCTGCTGCTTAAGACGCTCGGCCCGGTGCTGCGACCGACCATGCGGGCGCTGCTTGCCCTGCAACGCCGATTCGAACGCCGCGGGCGCTACGCCGACCCGTGGACGCTGATGGCCAACAAGTACGGTCCCGACATGTTCGCCTCCACCTCATGA
- a CDS encoding NAD-dependent epimerase/dehydratase family protein — MTATKLVIGASGFLGSHVTRQLVAAGKHVRVMLRRTSSTKGIDDLDVERCYGDVFDDEALRVAMAGCDVVYHCVVDARMWLRDPAPLFRTNVEGLRHVLDAAVAANLRKFVYTSTTGTLAISQSRLVTEDDPHNWSDGGAYIQARKAGEDLVLQYARDKGLPAVALCISTTYGPRDWAPTPHGSVIARVAAGRFPFYMGFSSEVVGIEDAARAMLLAAERGRDGHRYIISDRYMSTREVHDIAARAVGRRPPRIPVPMSVMRGGARLNDLAARLLRRDLPFAYVGARMAELMSPLDHSKAERELGWKPEPVEESIRKAARFFAAHSAD; from the coding sequence ATGACCGCAACGAAACTCGTTATCGGCGCCAGTGGCTTCCTCGGCTCGCACGTCACCCGCCAACTCGTGGCCGCCGGTAAACACGTGCGAGTCATGCTGCGGCGCACCAGCTCCACCAAGGGCATCGACGACCTCGACGTCGAACGCTGTTACGGCGACGTGTTCGACGACGAGGCGCTGCGGGTGGCGATGGCCGGCTGCGACGTCGTGTACCACTGCGTGGTCGACGCCCGGATGTGGCTGCGCGATCCCGCCCCCTTGTTCCGCACCAACGTCGAGGGGCTGCGCCACGTGCTCGACGCGGCGGTGGCCGCCAATCTGCGCAAGTTCGTATACACCAGCACCACAGGAACATTGGCGATCAGCCAATCCCGCCTCGTCACCGAGGACGACCCGCACAACTGGAGCGACGGCGGCGCCTACATCCAGGCGCGCAAGGCCGGCGAAGACCTGGTCCTGCAGTACGCCCGCGACAAGGGGCTTCCGGCCGTCGCGCTGTGCATCTCGACCACCTACGGCCCGCGCGACTGGGCGCCGACCCCGCACGGCTCGGTCATCGCCCGCGTGGCCGCCGGGCGCTTCCCGTTCTACATGGGCTTCTCCTCCGAGGTGGTCGGCATCGAAGATGCCGCTCGCGCAATGCTTCTCGCCGCCGAGCGCGGCCGCGACGGGCATCGCTACATCATCTCCGACCGCTACATGAGCACCCGCGAAGTCCACGACATCGCGGCCCGTGCCGTCGGCCGTCGCCCACCGCGTATCCCGGTGCCGATGTCCGTGATGCGTGGCGGTGCGCGCCTCAACGATCTCGCCGCGCGGTTGTTGCGGCGCGACCTTCCGTTCGCCTATGTCGGGGCCCGCATGGCCGAGCTGATGTCGCCCCTGGACCACAGCAAGGCCGAGCGCGAACTGGGTTGGAAACCAGAGCCGGTCGAAGAATCCATCCGCAAAGCGGCGCGGTTCTTCGCGGCGCACTCAGCCGATTAG
- a CDS encoding nitroreductase family protein has protein sequence MTKVSGDIWEVMSTSRTIRRFTDEPVDDTTLARCLEAARWAPSGANAQGWRFVVLRSPEQRAVVAKAAAHALEVIEPVYGMSRPADDDNSRRARTYRATYDLHDRAGEFTSVLFAQKHFPAASELLLGGSIFPAMQNFLLAARAQGLGACATSWASYGGEQLLRDAIGVPEDWMIAGHVVVGWPKGKHGPVRRRPLAEAVNLDYWDEPAGELIG, from the coding sequence ATGACGAAGGTCAGCGGCGACATCTGGGAAGTGATGTCGACCTCCCGCACGATCCGGCGCTTCACCGACGAGCCGGTCGACGACACCACGCTGGCGCGCTGCCTGGAGGCGGCCAGATGGGCGCCGTCGGGCGCCAACGCGCAGGGTTGGCGATTTGTCGTGCTGCGCTCGCCCGAGCAGCGCGCGGTTGTGGCCAAGGCGGCGGCGCATGCGTTGGAGGTGATCGAGCCGGTCTATGGGATGAGCAGGCCGGCCGACGACGACAACAGCCGCCGTGCCCGCACCTACCGCGCGACCTATGACTTGCATGACCGGGCGGGTGAGTTCACGTCGGTGCTGTTCGCGCAGAAGCATTTCCCGGCGGCGTCCGAGCTTCTGCTGGGCGGCTCGATCTTCCCGGCCATGCAGAATTTTCTGTTGGCCGCCCGCGCCCAGGGGCTGGGCGCGTGTGCGACCAGCTGGGCATCCTACGGCGGTGAGCAATTGCTGCGGGACGCGATCGGTGTGCCCGAAGACTGGATGATCGCCGGCCACGTCGTGGTCGGGTGGCCCAAGGGTAAGCACGGGCCTGTGCGTCGCCGCCCGCTGGCCGAGGCGGTCAACCTCGACTACTGGGACGAGCCGGCGGGCGAGCTAATCGGCTGA
- a CDS encoding acyl-CoA dehydrogenase family protein: MLDGRRAETMTLSDEETMLVNTVRAFVDREVKPTVREVEHANEYPEAWIEQMKRIGIYGLAIPEEYGGVPVSTPCYVEVTQELARGWMSLAGAMGGHTVVAKLVALFGTEEQKGRYLPVMATGQMRAAMALTEPGGGSDLQNMKTTAIRDGEELVINGSKTWISNARRSGLIALLCKTDPNATPRHKGVSIVLVEQGRGLTVSRDLPKLGYKGVESCELTFDDCRVPASAILGGSPGNGFAQMMKGLETGRIQVASRALGVATAALDDALRYAQARESFGQPIWKHQSVGNYLADMATKLTAARSLTRYAAERYDSGERADMEAGMAKLFASEVAMEIALNAVRIHGGYGYSTEYDVERYFRDAPLMIVGEGTNEIQRNVIVAQLVARGGI, encoded by the coding sequence ATGCTGGATGGTCGGCGGGCTGAAACGATGACGCTGAGCGATGAAGAGACCATGCTGGTTAACACGGTGCGCGCCTTCGTCGACCGCGAAGTGAAACCCACGGTGCGCGAAGTCGAGCACGCCAACGAATACCCTGAAGCGTGGATCGAACAAATGAAGCGCATCGGGATCTACGGCCTGGCCATTCCCGAGGAGTACGGGGGCGTGCCCGTCTCGACTCCGTGCTACGTGGAGGTGACTCAAGAGCTGGCACGCGGCTGGATGAGTCTGGCCGGCGCCATGGGCGGGCACACCGTCGTCGCGAAGCTGGTGGCCTTATTCGGCACCGAAGAGCAAAAAGGTAGATACCTGCCGGTGATGGCCACCGGCCAGATGCGCGCAGCCATGGCGCTGACGGAACCGGGTGGAGGGTCGGATCTGCAGAACATGAAGACAACCGCGATCCGCGATGGTGAAGAACTCGTGATCAACGGGTCGAAGACGTGGATCAGTAATGCTCGCCGTTCAGGGCTGATCGCGCTGTTGTGCAAGACCGATCCCAACGCGACTCCGCGCCACAAGGGAGTTTCGATCGTGCTCGTGGAACAGGGCCGGGGGCTGACGGTTTCACGCGATTTGCCCAAGCTGGGGTACAAGGGCGTCGAGTCCTGCGAGCTGACATTCGACGATTGCCGGGTGCCGGCGTCCGCGATCCTCGGCGGATCGCCCGGCAACGGATTCGCGCAGATGATGAAAGGACTCGAAACCGGCCGCATTCAGGTGGCGTCGCGGGCGCTCGGTGTGGCGACCGCCGCGCTCGACGACGCGCTGCGTTACGCGCAGGCGCGAGAGAGCTTCGGTCAGCCGATCTGGAAGCACCAATCCGTTGGCAACTACTTGGCGGACATGGCGACGAAGCTAACTGCCGCACGTTCCCTGACCCGCTATGCCGCCGAGCGCTATGACAGCGGAGAGCGCGCCGACATGGAGGCCGGAATGGCCAAGCTCTTCGCTTCCGAGGTTGCAATGGAAATTGCCTTGAACGCGGTTCGCATCCACGGCGGCTATGGCTACTCCACCGAATACGACGTCGAGCGGTACTTCCGTGACGCGCCACTGATGATCGTCGGCGAAGGCACAAATGAAATCCAGCGCAATGTCATCGTCGCGCAGCTGGTCGCCAGAGGAGGAATCTGA
- a CDS encoding SDR family NAD(P)-dependent oxidoreductase — protein MSTGFEGRVSLITGAGSGIGKGMAIAFATAGARVVAADINPASAEQTAIEIGKAASPLGVDISDASSVNALVQHVVGTFGRIDVLCNNAGVLDTMALPADTTIDEWERVLRINLTGTFLVTRAVLPHMLQNGAGAIVNTASEAGIRGGAAGAPYTASKHGVVGLTRSVAWAHANDGIRCNAIVPGPVFSGAAGSVEGFDETGVERLKPIITLNQHVALPEQIAGVALFLASDAASFINGAIVPVDAGWSAG, from the coding sequence GTGAGCACTGGGTTTGAGGGGCGCGTCAGTCTGATCACCGGCGCCGGCTCGGGCATCGGCAAGGGGATGGCCATCGCGTTCGCGACGGCCGGTGCGCGCGTCGTCGCCGCCGATATCAATCCTGCCAGTGCAGAGCAGACCGCAATTGAAATCGGCAAGGCAGCAAGCCCATTGGGCGTGGACATCTCTGATGCGTCTTCGGTTAACGCGCTCGTGCAGCATGTAGTGGGCACATTCGGCCGGATCGACGTGCTATGCAACAACGCCGGGGTGCTAGACACGATGGCGCTACCTGCGGACACAACGATCGACGAGTGGGAACGTGTTCTACGGATCAACTTGACGGGGACGTTCTTGGTGACCCGCGCGGTGCTGCCCCACATGCTCCAAAACGGCGCGGGCGCAATCGTCAATACCGCCTCGGAGGCCGGAATCCGCGGCGGAGCGGCCGGTGCCCCCTACACCGCATCCAAACACGGCGTCGTCGGCCTAACACGCAGCGTCGCATGGGCTCACGCGAACGACGGCATCCGGTGCAATGCGATCGTGCCGGGGCCGGTGTTCAGCGGTGCGGCCGGCAGCGTGGAAGGCTTTGATGAGACGGGCGTGGAGCGGCTCAAGCCGATCATCACCCTTAACCAACACGTGGCGCTGCCCGAGCAGATCGCCGGGGTGGCTTTATTCTTGGCTTCTGACGCCGCCTCGTTTATTAACGGCGCGATCGTGCCGGTGGATGCTGGATGGTCGGCGGGCTGA
- a CDS encoding SDR family NAD(P)-dependent oxidoreductase has product MVGQRWCAADIPEQFGRVAVITGANAGIGYHTAAVLAERGARVVLAVRDVEKGRLAASSIRAICPHAVVGVQQLDLTSLASVHRAADALMLAHPQIDLLINNAGVMFTPEGRTKDGFELQLGTNHLGHFALTGLLLEGMLGAYGSRVVTVSSSGHRIRPVVDFEDLQMDRGYDPVAAYGRSKLANLLFTYELQRRLAAKDHKMIAVAAHPGGSRTGLTRHSKGLIGLGFALLAPMLFQSAEKGALPTLRAATDAAVRGGDYYGPSGIGELRGHPRLVQSSAQSHDELLQRQLWSASEELTGITYPI; this is encoded by the coding sequence GTGGTGGGGCAGAGATGGTGCGCCGCCGACATTCCCGAACAGTTTGGCCGCGTCGCCGTCATCACCGGAGCTAACGCCGGAATCGGTTACCACACTGCGGCCGTGCTCGCCGAGCGTGGTGCTCGGGTGGTGCTGGCGGTTCGTGATGTCGAAAAGGGCAGGCTTGCTGCATCTAGCATCAGAGCGATCTGCCCGCATGCCGTTGTCGGCGTACAACAACTTGACTTAACGTCGTTGGCGTCCGTTCACAGGGCGGCGGATGCGCTGATGTTGGCCCATCCACAGATCGATCTCTTGATCAACAATGCGGGTGTCATGTTCACCCCGGAAGGCCGCACGAAAGACGGGTTCGAACTGCAGCTGGGCACCAATCATCTCGGGCATTTCGCACTGACCGGGCTGCTACTCGAGGGGATGTTGGGGGCTTACGGGTCGCGGGTGGTGACGGTCAGCAGCTCGGGACACCGCATCCGGCCGGTAGTTGACTTCGAGGACCTGCAGATGGATCGTGGCTACGATCCCGTTGCGGCATACGGCAGATCGAAGCTGGCCAACCTGTTGTTCACATACGAGCTGCAACGTCGGCTGGCTGCCAAGGATCACAAGATGATCGCCGTTGCAGCACATCCCGGCGGCTCAAGGACAGGGCTGACGCGGCATTCAAAGGGCCTGATTGGCTTGGGTTTCGCTCTCTTGGCGCCAATGCTGTTCCAAAGTGCCGAGAAAGGTGCGCTCCCTACCTTGCGAGCCGCGACGGATGCCGCGGTGCGCGGAGGCGACTACTACGGTCCCAGCGGGATCGGCGAATTGCGTGGTCACCCCAGACTTGTGCAGTCGTCTGCCCAGTCGCACGATGAGCTACTGCAGAGGCAGTTGTGGTCGGCCTCAGAAGAACTGACCGGCATCACCTATCCGATATGA